Sequence from the Thermotoga sp. SG1 genome:
AAATCGATGTCTTCAACCAGTTTTTCCCACTTGTCAGGATAGTACTTCACCCTGCCTATAGTGATGTGAGGTATGAACTTCTCTTCAAAAGAAAAACCATGATGTGAAAGCTCGTATCTCAGCTCCTCGTACAACCTGTTGAGACGATCTGCGTTTTCCACTCCAAGCCAGAAGACCCGGGGAGCTTTTCCCCTTCTGAAATATCCAAAACCTTTCACCGTGAAGGAAAACGAAGGGAACCCTCTCACACGCCTACAAAGATGCTCTGCTATCTCGGAAACTTTCTGCTCAGTGACTTCCCCAAGAAAAAAGAGGGTGAGATGCAGGTTCTCTTCGGAAACCCAATTTGCACCAAAACCTCTTCTCATGAGTTTTTCAATAACTTCAGAGGCCTGTTTTTTGACCTCATCGTTCACATCGATGGCAATGAAGGTTCTCATGTACTATCCCTCCATTTTCATGAATCTTGCAAGGTCCATTGTATACGTGATCCCGGACAAAACTGTTACTGCAAACGATATAATCACAAGTGCCTGCAGAATCAGTGGTTCAAGGAACTCCAGTTTGAAAAGAAAAACTCCTATGAGCACCGCAAACTGAGATACGGTTTTCACCTTTCCTGTCCATCTGGCTGGAACGATGTTTCCCCTGCTCGCTGCCAGGATCCTGAGGCCGTTCACGAAGGTGTCCCTTGAAAAGACGGTTAGAACATACCAGATCGGAAGAACATTCATCATCGCAACGGCCGTGGATATCACGAGGATCTTGTCTGCCACCTGATCGAAGACCTTTCCGAAGTCTGTTACCTGGTTCCTTCTTCTTGCGAAGAAGCCGTCCAGGTAGTCTGTGAACGCAGCAAACAGGAAAACAAAAAACGCCAGAGTGTACCAGCCTTCCATGTAGAACCAGACAACAGGTATCGTCAACACTGCCCTCAGAATAGAAAAGAAGTTCGCCAGATTCATCGAGCAATCCCCCACATGTCGTATTCATCGTGCTCTTCTATGGTTACTTCGAGAAAATTCCCTATCTCACCCCTTCCTTTTATGAAAACAACCCCGTCCACCTCGGGAGCTTCTGTAAAGGTGCGCCCTATCAGGTAGCCGTTTTCTCTTCCCTCAACGAGTGCCTTCATGCTTTTTCCCACGAATCTATCCAGTCTTTCGTAGGAGATCTCTGCCTGAAGAAGCAGGAGTTCTTCCTGTCTTCTTCTGGCTGTCTCTGGATCGACTTTGTTCTTCAGAGAAGAAGCGACTGTTCCTTCTTCGTCCGAGAAAACAAAAACACCGAGTTTGTCGAATTTCACCTCTTCCACAAATCTCTTCAACTCTTCGAAATCCTCTTCCGTTTCTTCTGGAAAACCTACTATCACGCTGGTTCTAAGAACGGCATCTGGGGCTTTATCTCTTATTTTCATCAGCATGTTTTTCAACTCTTTGGAACTTTTGACCCTTCCCATGAGGGTCAGTATCTTATCACTTCCATGTTGAACGGGAACGTCGAAGTAGTTCACAACCTTTTCCAGTTTCAGGATGGTGTCTATTATCTCGTCTGTCAGGTGATCGGGATGAAGGTACATGACCCTGATCCAGAAGTCACCCTTTAGACTGTTCAGTCGTCTCAAAAGATCAGGCAGGGCCTGTTTCCCATAGAGATCTTCACCGTAAGAGGTTGTATCCTGGGCAACCAGAATAATTTCCTTTTTTCCCTCTGCAAGAAGATCTTCCACCTCGTGGACTATGTCTTCCATGCTTCTGCTTTTCAGGTTCCCTTTGAAGATGGGTATGGAACAGAAAGTACACTTTCTGTCGCAACCGTCGGATATTTTCACGTACGCATAGGGCTTTTCCTCCAGATTTACCCTCTTTCTGTAACTGTAGACAGTCTCAGGACGCTGTGGTACCAGATCTCCTCCGCTTTCAAGGAGCAAGGCGATTTTTTCCGGAGCGACAACTCCTATCCACTGGTCCACCTCCGGGATTTCTTTTTTCAGTTCTCTGTAGTATCGCTGAACGAGGCACCCTTTCACAACAATTTTGTAGCCGTAATCTTTTTTTGCTTCAACAAACGAGAAGATCTCATCTATCGATTCCTTCTTGGCATCCTCGATGAAGGCACAGGTGTCTAACACAACAACGTCTGCTTCTTCCACCTTGTAGACGATTTCGTGTCCTCTTTCTTTGAGAATACCTGCCAGAACTTCACAGTCAGCTTCGTTTTTTGGACAGCCAAGCACCTTTATACCAACTCTCACTTCAGGATTTTCCTCCTCTTCTTCAGATAGATTTCTCTGATCCTTTCCAGATGTTTCTTGTACTCTTCTTCTCTGTAGTTTGGATAGGTAAACTCCATGTCTTTGAATTTTCCTCTCACATAAGCGAGCGTCACCTCAGCGTAGATTCCCTTTCCTATGTAGATGCGGTTTCCCCAGTGCTTCGTTGATGCGAGGACAAACTGTGTATGATGGATGTATCCTGGGTCAATGTTCACTTTTCTTTTTCCCTCTATGGAAAACATCTTCTCTATGGAGTTCGTCTCCAGTTTTATATCTGCAAGCTGGTGAGGATGTATGAGTCTTTCAAAACTCACCAGTTTTCCCTTCAGACCCTGTCCCATTTCTTCTGAATAGTAAAAGGTGTACTTTTCGAAGTCGAGGTTGTCGGAAACGTAATCCATTGGTCCAAATCTTTCCTCGAGAACGGGCTTTAACTCGTTGAACCAGTAATCTATGTGAGATGCGAATATGAACATAACCAGATTCACCAGATCCGGTACCTTCACCTCTCCCACTGGACTCTCACCTCGAACTCTTTGAGTTTTATCTTCCACTCTTCCGATGCAGTTCTCAAGATGACCTCGCCCTGAGCCTCCACCGTGTACTTTCCCTCCGAAAGTGGGATTGTTCCTTTCAACGTTTTGCCATTTAGAGTCACTTCATCTGAAGTGATCAGGTACGCTGGTGATGTTCTTTGCAGTCTGAGATTTTCAAAAATCGCAAAAACAAGAAGCACCACTCCTATCACCAGAAACAGAATCAGAACAAGATTGTGACTTCTGCTTTTTTCCCCTTCTTTTCTTCTCTTCTCTTTCTTTTCTTCCGGTGCTATGTCGCCTTTTCCCTCCTCGTACATTTTGAGCATCTCTTCTGGAGAGAGTTCTAAAAATTCTGCGTATCGCTTTATATAGCTTTTGACATAGATTTCTGCATCGAGATTTTGAAGATCCCCCTCTTCGATGCGTTTCAGTTTAGAGGGATTTATGTTTGTAAACAAAGATGCATCAAGAAGCGTGATGCCTTTTTCTTCACGCTTTTTCCTGAAAATTTCCCCCATTTCTTTCCATTTCTCGCCCAAAACAATATCCCTCCAGACATCCGTCTGGCTCGAGGCTGAATCTATTTTATCACAGCCTGGAAAAACTTCTCAGAAGAGACTTCTCTTCAAGCGCTGGGTGTAGATGTGTGCCATTCTGGTGGGCTCTGGAATCCTTCTTCCGGGCAGGGTGAACGACTTGACCAGCCTGATGGAACTTTCCACATCCATGAGATGGCCAGGAGAAACGAAGATGGGGGCACTTCCTTCTTTGGTCCTCATCACGCAGCCTATTATCCCTTCGTTATCGTAGAGATAACTCCAAGAACATCTTCTGTTCTCCGGCTCTCTGTAGGTTCCATAGAGCCTCGACTTTGCCACACCGATCGTCGGTATCTCTATGAAGAGTCCCATGTGTGATGCGATACCGAGTTTCCTTGGATGTGCGACGCCTTGTCCATCGAAGACCACAACGTCTGGCTTTGTCTTCAGTTTTTCCCATGCTTTCAAAAACAGAGGTCCTTCCCTGAAAGCAAGAAGTCCTGGAATGTATGGAAAATCAACTTTTCCTCTCTCTGAGACGAGTTCCACTATTTTGAAGGTGGGGTATTCCATCACGACGATCACGGCAAGTCCTTCTTCTCTTTTTGGAAACGAAAGATCGACCCCTGCCACGTACTTTGGTTCGCCCTCAAAGGGCTTGAAGAGAACCTTCTCTCTCAGGACATTCTGGATCTTCATCGCCTCTTCTGGTGGCAGATTCCACTCGTGAAGTTTTCTGTAAGTCACCTCTTCTCACTCCCTGAAATCATCTATCAATATCAGCGCTGAAACAGGAAAATCCAGGTATATCCTGTTTTCTGCCAGTTTCTTCAGAATGAAGTAGTATCTTTCAAAGTCTTCTTTTCTGTCGAATCGATGAACCTTGAACTTCCTCGACGGGTGGGCTTTTCTGAGAATCTCCAGGATTTCTTTTTCTTTCTCCATCTGCGCTATGAAGACCTGATCACCCTCGAATTCTCTGGATATTCCAACATCCTCCCAGACGACCCGATCTGGTTCAAATCCCACCCTTTCCTTCCAGACACCTCTCAGATTCGCCTCGAAAACCCTTGAGACAAGTGAAGAAATATTCAGAATCACCAGATTCAACGAAGAAGTTTCCATGTTGCTTTCTTCAAACAATTTTTCCCTGAACATGGGAAGCTCCTTCTCGTTCACAAAGACCTCTCCGTTTTCACTCACAACGTAGGGAAGCGTGAAAAACTGCATCTTCAATCCTTCCCTTACCTTCAAAAAGAGCGTTAGAAGTTCGGAGAGTTTTATGTTCGTTTCGATGTAGGGACTCACCTTTCTGTATATGTTCGAGATCTCAAAAGGACTTTTGATCAAGGCCTTGCTGAGAAGTTTTTTGAGAACGTCTTTCTGACGTTCTATTCGTGCAAGATCCCCCATGGAGTCCTTCCTGTATCTTATGTACGCAAGAAGCTGTTTGCCAGACAACATGTAGGGTACACCGGGTTTGAAGTCTATGACAAGATCCTGAGAAAGGTCTTCATAGAACATTACTTCGTTCGGGACTACCTTCACTGGTCCGAGTTCATCTCCGAGAACCCTGAATGCCCTGTAGTCGAAAACCACGTAGGAATCTATCTTCATTCCGAAAATCGACTCGACGATCTGAAAGAGTTTTTCAATTCCAGAGGAGTTATAAATGGAGTTGATCTTTCTTCCATCAATTATCAGGTCACGGGGTATGGAAACAAAGGAAAGCACTCCCTTTTTCCAGTCGAGCACACCGAGCACTATCACATCGGTTCGAATGGTGTGTTCGATTTCTTCGTCTTTTCCGAGAACGAGAAAGACGTAAGGATTGGTCACCTCTCCTTTGAAAAGAGAAGACACCACTCTATTCAGGAAAAATATGGATGATATAATTAAAAAGAAGGCTAAACTAATTGACAGAAAAAGTAGGACTTTCTTCGTCATGACATCACCCTGTCTGTATTCTATCACTATGGAGGTGATATCCATGAAGATAGGTATCGTTGGTCTTGGAAGAGTGGGGTCCAGTACCGCTTTTGCCCTTTTGATGAAAGGACTGGCAAGGGAAATGGTGCTGATCGACGTCGACAGAAAAAGAGCCGAAGGAGACGCTCTCGACCTCATACATGGAACACCGTTCACAAGGCGTACGAACATCTACGCAGGAGATTATAAAGACCTGAAAGGAGCCGATGTGATAGTGGTTGCTGCGGGTGTTCCACAAAAGCCCGGAGAAACCAGGCTTCAGCTTCTTGGAAGAAACGCCAGGGTGATGAAAGAGATTGCCGTAAATGTCTCAAAATACGCTCCTGACTCTATTGTCATAGTTGTTACAAACCCGGTTGACGTGCTAACCTACTTTTTCCTCAAGGAATCTGGTATGGACCCAAGGAAGGTTTTTGGATCGGGAACTGTTCTTGATACCGCAAGACTTCGAACCCTGATTGCCCAGCACTGTGGTTTTTCTCCAAGAAGCGTTCACGTATACGTGATAGGAGAACACGGTGATTCTGAGGTTCCAATCTGGAGCGGTGCCATGATCGGTGGTATACCTCTTCGAAACATGTGTCAGATCTGCAACAGGTGCGATTCTCATATCCTTGAAGAGTTCGCAGAGAAGACAAAAAGAGCAGCGTATGAGATCATAGAAAGAAAGGGGGCAACACATTATGCTATTGCCCTTGCGGTAACAGACATCGTGGAAACGATTTTCTTCGATGAGAAAAGAGTTTTGACGCTTTCAGTGTACCTTGAAGATTACCTTGGAATACAGGACGTGTGTATCAGCGTTCCTGCAGTTCTTGGTAGACATGGTGTGGAGAGGATTTTGGAACTTGAGTTGAACGATGAGGAACTGAAAGCCTTCAGAGAATCAGCAAAAATATTAAAGAACGCCATTGAAGAGATTCTGGCTGAAGAGAACAAAGAGTAAAACACACAGGGTAAACAGAACGTACAGAGTATCAGCAGCTTTCCACTCTATGTCTCTGTACTTTACCCTGGGAGGCTCTCCCGTGTAAAGGCGGGCTTCCATTGCCGTTGCGAGTTCTTCTGCCTTTCTCAGAGCAGAAGCTAGCAAAGGAACGATGATCACTATGAGGGCTTTCAATCTGTCGATGAATCTTCCCCTTTCAAAATTAGCCCCTCTGGATATCTGGGCCTTCAGTATCCTGTCTGCTTCCAGAGCTAGAATGGGAACAAACCTCATAGCGATCGTCATCACCATGCCGATCTCATGGCCCAGTTTTCTTGCCCCAAGAAGCGAAAAAAGACTCTCTATCGCCCGGGCTGTCATCAAGGGAGGGGTGGTGGCAGAGAAGTTCTCCGCAAGAAGAATGATCAAAAGCAGTCTTAAGAGTATGTATACGGCCGACAGGATCGCCTTGTCAGTTATAAACCAGATGATCTTTCTGCCATCCTGGGGTGAGAGAAACTGTACCACCACAGCGAAAATTATCAGAAACCATAGGCTTTTCAAGCCTGCAAGATATATCCTGAACCCAGTTTTGCTGAGAAGTATCAGCAGAAGAACAACCGCTCCAGGAACGATGTAAAAGACAAGACTGGGCACGATGAGAATGGAAGTTATCAGAAGAATCATACCCAGAAGTTTTGCACGTGGATCGATTTTGTGTACGATCGAGTTTGCTGGAACGTACCTTCCGATGAGAACCGTTGGTAACCTCATTTTTTGCCCTTTTTCTTTTTCATTTTGTTTCTTTCCTCGTAGGAACCGTCGAGGAGTTTTTTCATCTTTTTCAGTTCACGATAGACCAAGTAGTTCAAACTGCCTCTTTCGAATTTACCCGTTCTGGTGAGTTTTCCTGCTTTCATTCCCGTTACGATCTCTATCGCGTCATCCACCGTTTCTACGGTCCATATGTGGAAGAGTCCTTTTTTCACAGCCTGGATGATCTCATCCTTCAACACAAGATTCTTTGCGTTGGACTTCGGTATGATCACACCCTGCTCTCCATCGAAACCCCGGCTCTTGCAAGCCCTGAAAAATCCTTCAACCTTCTCGATTATTCCTCCAACCGGCTGGACTTCTCCATGCTGGTTTATAGAACCCGTTACAGCTATTCCCTGCTTTATGGGGACTTTGGAAATGGCTGAAAGAAGTGCGAGTGTTTCCGCAAGAGAAGCACTGTCTCCTTCTACTTCACTGTAGACCTGCTCAAAACTGATGGACGCACTCACAGAAAGAGGGAATTCCTGAGCGTATCTGCTTCCAAGGAATCCTTCCAGTATCAACACCGCCTTGCTGTGGATCTTTCCGCTGAGATCTGCTTCTCTTTGAATGTCCACAACACCTGGTCTTCCAAGATAAACCTTCGCCGTGATCTTCACAGGCACTCCAAAAGAGTAATCTCCAAGATCGAGTACCGTCAGACCGTTAACCTGACCAACTTTTGATCCGGTTACCTCGATCATGAGATCGAATTTCTTTATCATTTCGTCGTATTTTTCTTCAAGAAGGTTCTTCCTTTTCTCCATCGCGTCGAAGGCCCTGATGACGTGCGAGGATGTGGTTACTGTTGAACCATCCATCCTTGCCAGTTCACCGGATTCAACTATGAGGTTCACAATGTCTCCAAAAACTGCGGAGAGTTTGGTGCTGTCTTTTGCGTGCCTCATGGCATACCAGATAACTCTTTTTACGGCTCCCCTGTCGAAATGAGGCAGGTTCTTCTCCCGGCAAACGGCAGATATGAAGGATGTGTACTTTTGAACGTTGAGTTCATTTCTGGGAATCTCCCAGTCGAACTCCGCCTTTATTTTGAACAGTTTCCTGAAATCCGGATCCAGCTCGTAGAGAAGTTCGTAAAGATAGGGTGTTCCTATGACGACAACTTTCAGGTTAAGAGGGATTTTATCGGGCTTCAACGTGATGGTGTTGGAAATTCCGAGAGTGGTTTCCAGGTTTTCCACACCGATTTGCCCTTCTAAGAGAACTCTCTTCAGATTGTGCCATACATAGGGTTGACTCAAGAGCCTTTCTGCTTCGAGGATCAAAAAGCCACCGTTTGCTCTGTGAATACTTCCGGATCTTATCATCGTGAAGTCGGTCTGAAGGAATCCCCCTCTCACGTAGTACTCTATTTTCCCAAACAGGTTGGAGTACGTGGGGTTCGTTTCGTAAATCACGGGTGCACCATCCAGACCAGAGTTGTCCACGATCAGGTTCAGGGAATACTTTCTCATGTAGATTTCTTTTCTTTCTTTGGCGTCCATTTTCAAAAAATCGATCAGGTTCTCCATTATGTCTTTCTTTATATCCTCAAGAAATTTCCTTATCGTTTCTCCTTCGAATTCGCTCTCTACTTCAGAAAAGAGGGGTTCTATAGCGAAAAGAGCAGTTCTTTTGTGAAACTCTTCGAGGGATTTTCTAAACTCTATGTCCAGTTTTCTGATCCTGTAGAGCGTACCATCGACAAGGTGTTTCAGTTTCATCTGTCTTTCCTCGATTTCCCTTTTTGCGCTGTCTGGTAGAGCGTTTACTGCCTCCGGTGAAAGGGGTTTACCATCCACCACGGGGAGCATCACGACTCCAGCGGGTGTCAGTTGAACCATAAAACCAAGTTCTCTTGCCCTTGCTTCGAGACTTTCCCAAAGTTCCTTTCTCATACGGGAGAATCTTTCTTCTATCTCGGAGATCCTCCTGG
This genomic interval carries:
- a CDS encoding L-lactate dehydrogenase — encoded protein: MKIGIVGLGRVGSSTAFALLMKGLAREMVLIDVDRKRAEGDALDLIHGTPFTRRTNIYAGDYKDLKGADVIVVAAGVPQKPGETRLQLLGRNARVMKEIAVNVSKYAPDSIVIVVTNPVDVLTYFFLKESGMDPRKVFGSGTVLDTARLRTLIAQHCGFSPRSVHVYVIGEHGDSEVPIWSGAMIGGIPLRNMCQICNRCDSHILEEFAEKTKRAAYEIIERKGATHYAIALAVTDIVETIFFDEKRVLTLSVYLEDYLGIQDVCISVPAVLGRHGVERILELELNDEELKAFRESAKILKNAIEEILAEENKE
- the nfi gene encoding endonuclease V gives rise to the protein MTYRKLHEWNLPPEEAMKIQNVLREKVLFKPFEGEPKYVAGVDLSFPKREEGLAVIVVMEYPTFKIVELVSERGKVDFPYIPGLLAFREGPLFLKAWEKLKTKPDVVVFDGQGVAHPRKLGIASHMGLFIEIPTIGVAKSRLYGTYREPENRRCSWSYLYDNEGIIGCVMRTKEGSAPIFVSPGHLMDVESSIRLVKSFTLPGRRIPEPTRMAHIYTQRLKRSLF
- a CDS encoding energy-coupling factor transporter transmembrane protein EcfT — translated: MRLPTVLIGRYVPANSIVHKIDPRAKLLGMILLITSILIVPSLVFYIVPGAVVLLLILLSKTGFRIYLAGLKSLWFLIIFAVVVQFLSPQDGRKIIWFITDKAILSAVYILLRLLLIILLAENFSATTPPLMTARAIESLFSLLGARKLGHEIGMVMTIAMRFVPILALEADRILKAQISRGANFERGRFIDRLKALIVIIVPLLASALRKAEELATAMEARLYTGEPPRVKYRDIEWKAADTLYVLFTLCVLLFVLFSQNLFNGVL
- a CDS encoding RodZ family helix-turn-helix domain-containing protein yields the protein MGEKWKEMGEIFRKKREEKGITLLDASLFTNINPSKLKRIEEGDLQNLDAEIYVKSYIKRYAEFLELSPEEMLKMYEEGKGDIAPEEKKEKRRKEGEKSRSHNLVLILFLVIGVVLLVFAIFENLRLQRTSPAYLITSDEVTLNGKTLKGTIPLSEGKYTVEAQGEVILRTASEEWKIKLKEFEVRVQWER
- the rimO gene encoding 30S ribosomal protein S12 methylthiotransferase RimO, encoding MRVGIKVLGCPKNEADCEVLAGILKERGHEIVYKVEEADVVVLDTCAFIEDAKKESIDEIFSFVEAKKDYGYKIVVKGCLVQRYYRELKKEIPEVDQWIGVVAPEKIALLLESGGDLVPQRPETVYSYRKRVNLEEKPYAYVKISDGCDRKCTFCSIPIFKGNLKSRSMEDIVHEVEDLLAEGKKEIILVAQDTTSYGEDLYGKQALPDLLRRLNSLKGDFWIRVMYLHPDHLTDEIIDTILKLEKVVNYFDVPVQHGSDKILTLMGRVKSSKELKNMLMKIRDKAPDAVLRTSVIVGFPEETEEDFEELKRFVEEVKFDKLGVFVFSDEEGTVASSLKNKVDPETARRRQEELLLLQAEISYERLDRFVGKSMKALVEGRENGYLIGRTFTEAPEVDGVVFIKGRGEIGNFLEVTIEEHDEYDMWGIAR
- a CDS encoding Lon protease family protein, whose product is MIRKLKPEEINNFDLDFMNFRTTEEIPPNEGFIGQKRAREAIEMGIKIREKGYNVFVTGVTGTGRRTFVQMMLQNAAKNLPIPEDWGYVYNFENPYEPRAISFKPGQGRIFKKRLEDLINEVVEVLNKAFESEEFARRISEIEERFSRMRKELWESLEARARELGFMVQLTPAGVVMLPVVDGKPLSPEAVNALPDSAKREIEERQMKLKHLVDGTLYRIRKLDIEFRKSLEEFHKRTALFAIEPLFSEVESEFEGETIRKFLEDIKKDIMENLIDFLKMDAKERKEIYMRKYSLNLIVDNSGLDGAPVIYETNPTYSNLFGKIEYYVRGGFLQTDFTMIRSGSIHRANGGFLILEAERLLSQPYVWHNLKRVLLEGQIGVENLETTLGISNTITLKPDKIPLNLKVVVIGTPYLYELLYELDPDFRKLFKIKAEFDWEIPRNELNVQKYTSFISAVCREKNLPHFDRGAVKRVIWYAMRHAKDSTKLSAVFGDIVNLIVESGELARMDGSTVTTSSHVIRAFDAMEKRKNLLEEKYDEMIKKFDLMIEVTGSKVGQVNGLTVLDLGDYSFGVPVKITAKVYLGRPGVVDIQREADLSGKIHSKAVLILEGFLGSRYAQEFPLSVSASISFEQVYSEVEGDSASLAETLALLSAISKVPIKQGIAVTGSINQHGEVQPVGGIIEKVEGFFRACKSRGFDGEQGVIIPKSNAKNLVLKDEIIQAVKKGLFHIWTVETVDDAIEIVTGMKAGKLTRTGKFERGSLNYLVYRELKKMKKLLDGSYEERNKMKKKKGKK
- the pgsA gene encoding CDP-diacylglycerol--glycerol-3-phosphate 3-phosphatidyltransferase encodes the protein MNLANFFSILRAVLTIPVVWFYMEGWYTLAFFVFLFAAFTDYLDGFFARRRNQVTDFGKVFDQVADKILVISTAVAMMNVLPIWYVLTVFSRDTFVNGLRILAASRGNIVPARWTGKVKTVSQFAVLIGVFLFKLEFLEPLILQALVIISFAVTVLSGITYTMDLARFMKMEG
- a CDS encoding DUF4416 family protein, with product MGEVKVPDLVNLVMFIFASHIDYWFNELKPVLEERFGPMDYVSDNLDFEKYTFYYSEEMGQGLKGKLVSFERLIHPHQLADIKLETNSIEKMFSIEGKRKVNIDPGYIHHTQFVLASTKHWGNRIYIGKGIYAEVTLAYVRGKFKDMEFTYPNYREEEYKKHLERIREIYLKKRRKILK
- the thpR gene encoding RNA 2',3'-cyclic phosphodiesterase, translating into MRTFIAIDVNDEVKKQASEVIEKLMRRGFGANWVSEENLHLTLFFLGEVTEQKVSEIAEHLCRRVRGFPSFSFTVKGFGYFRRGKAPRVFWLGVENADRLNRLYEELRYELSHHGFSFEEKFIPHITIGRVKYYPDKWEKLVEDIDFSPVEVAVDSFKIYSSTLTPSGPIYRALYECHFEGGLIRHG
- a CDS encoding LCP family protein; translation: MTKKVLLFLSISLAFFLIISSIFFLNRVVSSLFKGEVTNPYVFLVLGKDEEIEHTIRTDVIVLGVLDWKKGVLSFVSIPRDLIIDGRKINSIYNSSGIEKLFQIVESIFGMKIDSYVVFDYRAFRVLGDELGPVKVVPNEVMFYEDLSQDLVIDFKPGVPYMLSGKQLLAYIRYRKDSMGDLARIERQKDVLKKLLSKALIKSPFEISNIYRKVSPYIETNIKLSELLTLFLKVREGLKMQFFTLPYVVSENGEVFVNEKELPMFREKLFEESNMETSSLNLVILNISSLVSRVFEANLRGVWKERVGFEPDRVVWEDVGISREFEGDQVFIAQMEKEKEILEILRKAHPSRKFKVHRFDRKEDFERYYFILKKLAENRIYLDFPVSALILIDDFRE